The following are encoded together in the Rhizobium tumorigenes genome:
- a CDS encoding S24 family peptidase, translating to MLSHDQIWSAIDGLAERHDLTPSGLARRAGLDPTSFNKSKRLSADGRQRWPSTESIAKVLDATGASVEQFMGLLRPGSIPSGMPDGAFPPQAGSIPLLGFAQAGAGGFFDDGGFPAGQGWDVVEFPATPAQKAGVYALEVQGDSMMPLYRDGDVLIVEPGAQVRRNDRVVVKTREGEVMAKVLLRQSPKSIELLSLNPAHPNRSIELVDVEWMARIIWASQ from the coding sequence ATGCTGTCACACGATCAGATATGGAGTGCAATCGACGGGCTTGCCGAGCGGCATGACCTGACGCCCTCCGGTCTTGCCCGTCGCGCAGGTCTGGACCCCACCTCTTTCAATAAATCCAAACGACTGAGTGCCGATGGCCGCCAGCGCTGGCCGTCGACGGAATCCATTGCCAAGGTGCTCGATGCGACAGGTGCCAGCGTCGAGCAATTCATGGGGTTGCTGCGTCCCGGGTCCATACCGTCAGGCATGCCGGACGGTGCCTTTCCGCCGCAGGCCGGTTCTATTCCGCTTCTGGGCTTTGCACAGGCCGGAGCAGGCGGCTTTTTCGACGATGGCGGCTTTCCGGCCGGGCAGGGCTGGGATGTTGTCGAGTTCCCGGCGACCCCGGCGCAGAAAGCTGGCGTCTACGCGCTGGAAGTGCAGGGCGACAGCATGATGCCGCTTTATCGCGATGGCGACGTGCTGATCGTCGAGCCCGGTGCGCAGGTCCGGCGCAACGACCGCGTGGTTGTTAAAACGCGTGAGGGCGAGGTCATGGCCAAGGTTTTGCTGCGCCAGAGCCCGAAGTCGATCGAGCTGCTGTCGCTCAATCCGGCCCATCCCAACAGAAGCATCGAGCTTGTCGATGTGGAGTGGATGGCGCGGATTATCTGGGCGAGCCAATAG